In Cryptomeria japonica chromosome 1, Sugi_1.0, whole genome shotgun sequence, the sequence atatgattggggagaaaaattgtatgattgagagagagaagatctatagccagttactagctaaagacatggagactcagttgaaggtgaatacatggtaaaatgtaaaccaggattcctattcacaatcatagaaatcaagggtattgatacttgtatttccatcaatgccaaagggggagattgttggcattatgcatgaagattgcattaataaaatgttatgttgtcattgatatcaattataactagtaatgatgttgtaataatgttgtttttctaccgataagtgagcttgtgaaggaaaccgatattactggagaaggagtgagatcaaccggtaaaccctaccttttgatatgATAAGccctaactgatgaagtttggtgaatcagttgtattggtttatgatcaaatgatgagtggtaatgattatgacacgtatgcatgttgtatgagatgaagtttcaaatggtatttggcacgtagagataacaatttttgtcttgggaatgagcaagttcattgcatgtaatgtaaaccacatgatgagttatagtgtttgatgaagcggtgatcaaggagcggtcaaggatatcttgaatgttgTGCAATGATTGTTATGGAATCCAGCCATCATACTTGagccgatttgtttgtaatctctatgagaattaggtttgtgatgtgttactgacctattgatttttttataaggtcgatgagttgttttgtttttgtgttggcaatttgtagttgagagtaagagagtgtggttgctaaactagatgatgtatttgcagtatgtgtaaaggcagatggGAGCATGAGAAGaatctgaacaagaaagtgtagtactattcaaatagatcagcaaacccttgttgttttctaaaaattacaacagtcaaatcccctaacctgataagctctaacaagcttagtgttattcaaatcctctaaccaggtggtccatgagcttggatttcaaatcctctgccgaggttactcctaacagggtattgcttctaatagggcattatagtcaatccctgaactgggtggtccctaacaagatctgttcttaacatgacttattgtaaagctttaataggcttggatcctaacagggtgaacttcaaaagagttcagaatacttgtgggtattcatccccaccatggtttttcccatttgggtttctacaccaaaaatattttgtcaagtggtgaatgattttgtggttatgtttactatggttaaatttcctaactactaaatccactttgatatgtcatgttaaccgacaacaatctgaaatatgtttttactattgtcaataaagtatttgaatgattcaattaaaaggttttgagagtttcaaagatgttttacaGTAAGTCTGTTATAATAGTTAACCGGTTTAACTTGTCattattattgcatttgaagttcagtgttaaaCCAGctagtttagagtttgctttgacaGGTTGATTTTTGTTTGGCAGAAAGTTTATgccagttttctatctactgattcaccccccccccccctctcagtagttgaccggatccttattctttcatcataccatcatcaaGGGATTGGGAAGTGTATCCTTCAAAGTTGCAGGATAAAATAGCAAAGGAATACAAAGTGAAAATCTTATCCCAGGGAAACACAAGGTGTAATGGCGGCTAGATTTTGGGTTTTAGTGAGAATAAATAAAGAAGGATAAAACTTTGCTCAGGGGTAAGAAAGGAATGAAATTTAAAGTAATTCTTATCTTGGAGAGATAAAAGAATTAGATAAATGGGACCCCCGTAGCCTGAGATGGTGAAAATTTATCTTGGAGCGATAAGTAAAGTTGTAAAAGGATGCCTGGGGAAAGAGAATACGACAAATTCATGGCATTTATTGCCCCACGTGGTGATTGACATAACATAAAAGGCAAAGGTGGCCAAAGAGGAAATACAAGGGTGCCAACTCAATAGTTAGAGGAAGTCAAGGATTGATTGTGGTCATTCAGTTGATCATCTACGgtggaaattcaaatttttgaagccAATGACAACTTTGCTTTGCACAGAGGAATTAATGGCAGAGCAATAAAAGAAAAACTCTACTACATTCATCTTCACCAAGAATTCAAGAAATCGAAGAGAAGTTGCAGAGCGAAAAGAAAGTGAATTCAAGAAGTCTCAAGGCGCCCAAACACAAGCAACTAACCAATAAGTAAAATTTAGAGCGCTCTctgtgtgaatttggttgaattgtTCGTGTGAGTTTTAGGTGTTTTTAGAGCCCTAGATTTTTATTTTCTCCTCTCCATAAGTTAGTTATGGCCTCCCTCATTGAGAAAACCACAAGACCTGGTACTAAGAAAACCCAAGAGGCTAGAGTCAACTCAAATGTCCCCAATGTTACCCATTACATCCCTTTGAGCATAATTGCCCCGTTGCAAGAATTACAAGTTGCCCCCACTATTGGGCGAAACCCTGAGCTAGCTCCTGCACAAGCTAAGGAGGCTGAAGCCAATGTTCCCCACaagaaacaaaagaggaagagGGAAGCAAAAAAGGATTCAATTATGGTTtcagaggaggagatagaggagaaAGCCCCGACCCCAAAATAAAGGAAGCCCACTCCTAAGAAAAGTTAATCAAAGAAGGATGGAGAGGCCGGAGCTTCCGCAGAAGAAATACCTAATCAAAAAATCCCTTTAGTGACTGAAAAGGAGGGGTTGCAGAGAAAACAATTGAGGAACCCAAGGAGAAGGCAAAGGAGCCACCAAAGGAGAGGGAAGCAAAGAAGAGAGCTCCTCCCAAAAGGAAGACTGAATCTGCCTCTATTACAGAGGAGACCCCACAACCTCAAGAAGAACCAGCTGAGACTCCCAAGAAAGATGTTGAAGTAGAGAGGGAAACAATGATCAAATTTGAAGAGTTAGCTAGGAGGAAAACCAGGGCAACCTGGGTCCTAAGCCAATATTTGCTAGACCTATTCCCCGGCTCAAGCTTATTGGAGTCAACCAAGATCTGGTGGGGAGACATAGAGGCTGGATGCAAGGATGCCATCATGGGATTTAGGGGGTGGGATGTCTTCcatgatttttatggaaatggggACCAACCTAGCCCAATATCCAACCCTTGAAAGTTGAACCTAGGAAAGCTAGTGGTTCCAAATGTGTTTATTGAGCTAATGTTAATTAGAGAATTGGCTAATATATTTGACCCCCCAAGCCTTGTTGTCAAAAACCTTCAAGAAAAGGTTATTTTGGATATCTCTTAAAAGGCTATCACTAAATGCTTTGGGCTAGATGGGTTAGCCATTAAGGGGATCAACAAGCAGGTCTTGTTGAGAATTAATGAGAAGAACAAGGGGAGAATCAAGagggagtatctgcctatgttttTGAGAaggctctccaagttttccccaaGCTATATCCTGCCAACCGAGACTAAGCCTTTTGCACTGGATAAGTTTGAAACTTTTGTTGTAAAGATATATTATGCCCCGTGCCAGGTCCTCAAAGAAGATTGTGGGCTTACTTTGTTGCCTGTTGATTACATGATGCTGACACTATCCATTCAACACCCATCTACTAATGAACTTTTTGACTTTGCTACAATCCTCCAAACCAAGTTATATGAGAGCCTAATGAAGGGAAATGATGAAACAACTGCACTGAACTTCAAGCACTATTCTCAGGTCAACATGGTCACCAAAGTTGAACATCAGAATGCTAGATCCATAGACAAGATTACCATGGCCTGTCCAGAGATGGACACAAGTGTGGGACAAGGGCTCTCTCTTTggggattattgtttattctttgattattttatCAAAAGGGCTTTGGATATGTTGAATTTTGTGATAACAAGGTTGCCTCCACATATAATTAAGGTATTAAGTATAAAAGCCTACAAAGATTAAAATGTATAGTATGCAGAGGGGGCTTTTAGCCATAATTTTGGAGACTTCTTCTTTTATGATGACTACACAATTATAAGGTGCTATGGTTTTGAGAAGGCTCCTCATAGGCTACCAATTTTTGTATCTCCTAGGCTTGCATTTTTGGAATTCATGTGGCAATTGATGTGGGTGGATAAGGATCAAATCCCAGAAAGAAAGGGGAAGAATCTCCCCAAAGCCACTGACTTCAGAGAATTCAACATTGGATATGATAATTCGTAGAAGATCCAGGATTTTTTGATCAAGAACTACAGGCTTAAGGTGGCTATGGCCAAAAATTATAATCACGAGGGGTACATAGGGGATTTAAGGCTAAATAAACTCAAAGAATAAGGCTACCATCACCAATTTTATGAGATAGAGGACTTGCTGAGAAATACTCTACCAAGTGAAGCCATCCAAAGGAAGAAGAAGTGAGAGTTGTTGAAAAGGATAGAGAAGGAGAGAATGGCAGAGGATGAAAACTACAAGGGGATTTTCAGAGAGGAATTCCAATCTGATATTGCTAGAATGATCATTCTCCTTCGACATATTGATGAAATAATTCAAAAGGACATCTAGAGGAAGGAAGCTAGGAATAATGAAGAAAAATTTCAAGAGCAACTTGTTGTTGATATCCCCATATTTTCCAAAAAAGGGGTGGTTATCAAAGAAGAGGGGCGACCTGGGTCCTCTAAATCAGAAGCCAAAGATAAGAGGCTAGTGATGGGAGAGATAAGAAGAGTGGAGAAAGGAAAAGCAAAGATCTCAAATTTTGTAGACATCCATGAGATTGATGATCCCAATGTGGATCCCCCTTCCCCTCCCAGagactttttcaatgaggataaagCAGCAAAGCATCTAGATGACATGGACAGAGCTTTGGTTCCTAGTGTCATCCCTATACATTAGGTGGATGATGAATGAGTGGCTTCCTCAAGAGAGTTCATGTCAGATGACAATTTTGTAAACTCCCTTGAATTTAAATCTTTTTGGCTCAAAGAGAAATTGAGAAATGCAGCTAAGGGGGAAGAAATAAGTGTAGACCCTGACAATATTCAATTTATCCCTGAGGAGGCAAGGGAAATGGTTGCCAAAAGTGGCATGCTCCTAGTCCTAGGATGGGaccacaaaaaaatatttttgttagacCAAGTAATCAGGCATAATGACCCAAGGTATGTTAAAGAATATGATAACTATGGGTCCAGGATAAATGTAGATATCAAAGCCTTTGGAGTTTGTGCTAGAGGATAAAATTCCAATCATCTAATTGTTCCTTTTGGATTATAACAACAGAGGGGGGAAGCAATTTTGATGACAGCTAGTGACACCACTGCAGGAGTGGTTGTTTCTCTGACTTCCCATGCGGCCCAATTTGATCAGATAGTGGTGCAGGATTTAGAAGCAAAGCACATTGTTCACAAGGATAGTTTGGCCCAGCTTAATCATagttatcatttattatttattgaaaattgcaaattgaaagaaaaaatgaTTAAAGCTGAGATAGGGAGCTCAGGAGGAATAAGGCCTGAGGAGTTAGAGAAGGCCACAAGGGAGCTACAAGAAGCCAAAGAGAAAGCCTCAAAGAATTACTATGAGATCAGAAAGACTTCAATTTTGAAGGTGGATGGCAAATCCATGGACAAATTAGAGGAGGTCCATGCTAATTACTCTTCTCTAACCAAAATTGACAGTGAATTGGATtccattcttttattctttcagccTATTAGGGCTACTTGGTTTCCAAAGGGGCAAcaattgaaggagattattttggcATCATCTCGGAATAAAGGGAGTGAGGCAAAGGAAATTGAAGTAACATGGAAAAACTATAATCAATTGATTAAGGAGCTCCCAATCATGGAGAAGGAAAGAAAGTAATGAGTGATAGGTTTGAATCACTCAAGGGGTTACAGCGGTGAACATCCCATCAATTTTGACACCAATTCAGTACGTTAAGGATCTGAAATCCTAGCGTACATATTTTGAAAAGGCGATAGCAAGAGTCCTTTGAATCTAATCCAGATCAAGAGGCCTCCTATAGTACAATTTTGGATAGGATCATGGATGTAGATGGGCTATATCATAAGTCTTTTGTGGATACAGTAGGGGTCCCACCTTAGGCGACTAAGATTGCAATGAATATGTTGCAGGGTCTAAAGACTTTTGATTGGCCAATCAAAAATATGGATGAATGGTACAACTAGTTTTGTGTTGTCCTCCAACAAAGCTTAGAGGAGGAGAAAGACTAGTCGCTATTTTTTACCTTTTTGTCCCCCTGCAATTTTGGAATGACAGTGCCATTTTTGGAAGGTTGCTAACAACTTTCACCTGCCTTCATCCTAGTTTTCAAGATAGTGGTAACTAGCACCTTCAACCCACTTTTTGGACCTAATAGGATACAATATGCAAGGACCACTAGGAGCAATCATGTCCAGGCCTGCAACCTCAGACAAGGACTTCTCAACAACAAGGAATGAATGACTTAAAGACAGAAGGGCATGCCTACAAGGACACTTTTGATTGTACTTCTTCCTAGGTAGGGTTTCATCTTGTGTACTCATTGTcttgaagcttgttttctcccttgtgttataaaagggaattcagggccttgAGTATTGGATCTAAAAATTTTGCGATCATATGTACTTGGAGAAGAGCTTAATAGAAGGAAAGAGTTATTGCACAAAATTGCACTACAATTTTGTGAATGTACTTATTTTACTATAAATATCAATAATACATTTTCTGTTCTAGTCTCAATCTGTTGATTCATGTGTAATATGAGTTTTAAATACTAAGAGTGTTTTAAGCTTGTCTTTTCAAAATGAGAATGTGTATGTTTTGGTAGGTTTCATTtgaagaaaatgaattaaattctatcaGGAGTATAGTAACACAGTGTGAATTAGTGTGAGATGAGTTGAGAATGTGTTTTTTTAGGTTGAATATTTATGTAAGGCATTTGTGTTCAAAGATCTAAATCTTAAAAACTAAAATCCACATTATTACAAGTATAGTGATCTTGTTCTGATTTTGTATTCCCTAAGAGATAAGCACTAGTCATGTTTTCTATGTTTAAGAATCAATCGTTAAAATATATTTGCTTTCAGTATTAGGATTAGTTTAGGAGTAATGTAGAATATAACCAGTTTCAATGTACCAAAAGATGACATAAGCTAAGGTCTGAGCCAAGAGTACGAGTTTTTTCATTCTTTCCTTGGAATATTTTTCATTGAAACATCTCCTTAAAGTACAGTGTCTTTTCAAAAGAGAGAGAACATCAAAGTAACACTAtcatagggatacccacctaggttttgcagagcctaaagagtagaaagtTGTAGTTAGGGCACTACACTTTGTTCATTGGTCAAATCTAGTCCTATTGCTTAACCATGAGTCAGTGGCTATTTCTCGAGAGTGTAGAAACCTGTTGATTTGAACACCAATAGTCAACAtggtttgaaatgaaagatttaggtgcaaCTAGGTATATTCTAGGGATGGAAATCAATAGGGATAGAAAGAATAGAAAGATTTGGCTCAGTTAGAGAAAGTACATTATTACTGTCCTGGAGAGATTTAACATGTCAGACTGCAAGCAGTTAGTAGTTCTAGTATTACAAGGAACAAAATTCTCTATTgaagattgtccaaaatctccatcTGAGACGGAGGACATGGCCAAGGCACCTTATGCAAGTGCAATTGGCAAGCTAATGTATGCAATGATCTGTACAAGGCCATACATTGCCCAAGAAGTGGGAGTAATAAGTCAATTTATGGAAAATTTAAGAAGATTGCATTGGGGTGTtgtgaagagagtgtttagatgCCTGAAAGGTACCTCTTAGTATGCTCTATGTTACCATGGAAATTTGGTTGGATTGCAGAGGACTATAAATATTCAGAGATATGTGGATTCTGATTGGATAGGATGCATTGATAGTAGaatatccactagtggatatgtattCACATTGAAtggtggtgcaatcagttggatgagcaagcggcaagTTGTATTCACTTTGTCCAGTACAGAAGCAGAGTACATGGCAGCAACTCATGCTTGTCAAGAGGCTGTTTGGCTTAAGCATTTGTGTTTGGATGCTGGTTTTAATTCAAGATAGATTTCTAATTTTTGAGACAATTAGAGTGCCATTTGTTTGGCAAAAAATATCGCTTTTCATGCCAAGATGAAACATGTTTATGTTTAGTATCACTTTGTTCGTACCATAGTGGAAGATAGAAAGGTTAATCTAGAAACAGTGGATACTCTGAAGAATGTTGTGAATGCATTGTTGAAACCTATAAACACAACAAAGTTCAAATGGTATATTAGCTCTATAGTCCATGGAGCCCATGATTCTCTTTAGTCTCAAATGCTCTAGAGATACTAGTATGTTCTTCATCaaatgggagaatgttgagaatgggtgtctccaACTTACTAGTTGAAATATAGAATATGACTAAGTCATGTTATCGGGCATTTGGTTTCGTTGCAGTTTTGATTTGTTCAGTATCACGTAAAAGTGTTATCAGTCAAACTTgagtttgttggccatttggaggaattgattatgtgttacattgatcttttgtcattgatgtcagcactagttgtttggatgctttttcGACACCCTTTTAGTcttagtaggttgagtagtttctggttggtttggatttggcatgatccgataggctccggTATGGTTTGGCTATGCAATTGGCTTATTCataatactcatgttcatattcaggcAGTTTGTTTTGGTCTAGTGATAGGATGTTGTCCTGTTTTTCTTGGAATCTTGGCTTgtggttctgacgagggtttcaccgacagagcttttgatgaagatccttgatgatatgcataagtggtgttggtgcagcttctggtggagtttcagtattctattggtgatcatgttagagacttgatggatggagatcatttctttagtgtgtggacctatattgggtcccggttggtctaggttatggaccgatttaatgAAGCATGTGAATTGGACCTTTCgatgtgttttcgagatgtcttatgtattggatattatttgtttggtctaaggccgatatgTTTTGTccttatgtaattggtttattctctagtggctgacttgattgtttatggtcgagggtttgtatatatagatgtaagatctcattgtagatcatgataggtATATGTGGTTATGGGAAATGGATAcgtaatatgtgaataatgtaatatcatttaggtagaggatttggtcaatcattggagatcgaattgggtttatgtaagaggatttagtccttcattattgagcttaaccggaactgtactcaagaatagaagatgatatctttgcaattcaatcacttctctagattgtagtttggatttctatgtattcagtgagactccttttgtgatgagcagtgtgctctaggttgttggccttcttgcaagtgcaggcccctcaattgtaattcacatacttactacagaagtattatctgactgtgagtaggcttcccaccatcatttttccctttatcaggttttccacgtacaaatcttggtgtcatgtggatcatatttattctttgattattgtttatgcttaattggtttaactactatttcggtatttggtttaagcattctagtattaatgttttgggtttcggtattaaagttttattgcttaaggttctggtagtctgtgacaactaattcaccccccccccccccctctcaattgtcttctggttatttgaactgtctaacaattggcatcagagcattggtcctctctacagaaagcttaaccacttgaggaagatcctatggcatctaaccaTTCAAGTTTATCCAattcatttggagctatcttttggagtgatattcctaggcttgatggaataaattactcagtatggaagattcaaatggagactcatctgagatgtcttggcaaggagatttgggagatcacacagaatggtgtcacacctcacaatccgacatctggcaatcctcctctagaaaacttagataaggagcttgagaatgattgtagagcaagagaagccctcttgtgtgcactttctgatcaacaaataatagaattaatggacaaatcatctggaaaggctatatgggataagatggagactcttaatgaaggtgaccctatagtaaagattgctaaacttgatggttaccaggtgagataagaaaacctaaagatggaagaagatgaaaggattactgcattcatggaaagggtaaatgagattgttatggaaattcaatgttatggtggaattctgagcgaagatgaaattgtttctaaagttttgagggccctaccaccggcttacaagataaagtctactgctattaatgaattgagaaaaatggctaatacatttgtcaacagagataccttggttgggaaattatttgcttttgagcttgaagaatttggaccttctggagctatgaagtctgaaccttcttttcatgcatctgcatcatcaaccagtaagcaagattggaaagctttgtatgcaaaataattggatgatatgaagagagaagatgaatattttaagcaacttgaagcactatttgctagaagagtacctaaaggacccttggaagtaagtatgaaggaaaatcaccttttaaatgttttgcatgtaataagattggtcattttgcatctagatgtcctgaaagggattcaagatttgaagaaagagctagaagatcactTAAACCTAACACTagatatcataacaagtataagtataggaaaaatagagacaaatcatgctacatagcggatgaggaaggcattattgattctgatgatgaaccggcacaagactctgctagtagttcctacaatgggaaggaatgggtgttcctagctgtTAAAGAAGATTTTCCAGCACTGGaaaagaatgtacctgaagagaaggtacttgctactaaaattgaagacaaggatgaatgggtaatagatagtggttgttcacatcatatgactggagataaagggaagtttctatctttgcaacaaTTTGATGGatgtctagttagatttggagatgacaaagcatgtatgatcaaaggaaaaggaactatatcattggatggtaagaacaatactgataatgtttattatgttgaaggtttaaggcataatcttttgagtgtaggacaattggtggataagggatttcaattgtagttcaaggatggaaaatacaaaatcattaacataactggtttggagattacaaccggtacacaaacaaaaggtaatatatttcatttgaattccggtaagaagacatgtttgattgcacagattgatgagagttggctatggcataaaaggttgtgtcatgtgaattttgattgcattgtgaagatcagctcaactaaggcagttagagatatatctaagattatgaagccctataatccggtatgtaaagaatgtcaaatgcaaAAAttggtcagaacctcttttaggagtatacaagataaatctaatgatgttcttgatcttattcatacagaTTTGTGTTGGcacttttgatgtttatgttgtgattgtcattgatggacacacacttgtattgagatcccctttatatgtatgagctcatgctcaaccggtatt encodes:
- the LOC131066364 gene encoding secreted RxLR effector protein 161-like encodes the protein MSDCKQLVVLVLQGTKFSIEDCPKSPSETEDMAKAPYASAIGKLMYAMICTRPYIAQEVGVISQFMENLRRLHWGVVKRVFRCLKGCIDSRISTSGYVFTLNGGAISWMSKRQVVFTLSSTEAEYMAATHACQEAVWLKHLCLDAGFNSR